From a region of the Thiorhodovibrio winogradskyi genome:
- the brxC gene encoding BREX system P-loop protein BrxC, giving the protein MADGQTPAQLIKTLFALDIKREIEEVIKVDQNDEQIVHDEITEYIVTDAIRTNFRNILRKYWETKNNPHEGIGIWVSGFFGSGKSSFAKMLGLALQNRAVLGDSAAELIGKRTGDNEIHVLLKQISEQIPTDAVIFDVSTDRGIRSGNQSITEIMYRLFLKHLGYAEDLDLAELEITLEQKGELDAFKAAYQQEFDQDWDENKDLIAFSLGEASAVMHKLYPNRYATPDSWVQAAQDKADITAGKLAERCRDLMQRRRQRQNLVFVIDEVGQFVSRDVQKMLDLQGVVQSLGRISRGKSWLIVTSQEKLTELVSGLDDKRVELARLMDRFPSERQVHLEPADISEVTSKRVLSKNAAAEKLLRDLFTTHSGRLMANTHLTADIKLPELATDRFMELYPLLPYQIDLIIEVVSGLRTQGGASKHVGGANRTIIKLAQQLLIHNAVGLANKPVGSLARIDQIYDLVSGNIPSEIRGKITAIGTEVEHHFAQPVAKAICLLQYVQNIHRTAENIAATLHDTVAGDSRLPDVKQALEQLVSAHKVRLHEGQYRIPTPAEDDWETTRARLQANPGEINRLYTAVVTGLWEPRPSHNLADAKIFKAGLTFNGRSLVEEDIRFNLTFTDAGDDFTTRGAEARTRSQQDTQEVFWVAGLDDHIERITAEVHRSKEMLSRKERGARTKDETALVTEEKQRLSRVQSDLKRLLNQAMLTGAIYFRGNDRSPDDHLDTVTKAANRVLGQVLPDVYTRFSEGAAKVSTKDLESLLTSESLRGITPVFAQLGLIRDENGQPVINADTGALKEVLDRIENKTSYGEIASGKYLIDEFAKEPFGWNLDVVRLFVVSLVRAGTIRATSKGAVIENALSTDARTTFTSNNLFKACSFQKRVSGTDIEDWLQAEEAFRDVFGKQLPELQAGVIASTIRAAVGAAEEALQEILTRLLTHRLPGTEVLQEALDQMRSIRGGSDDDAITTFNAAYKGIKEAIKRGSALTSVLTEPALLGLKNARTALDDHWPFLEQEPDLPDGLAERAATLADLLARETFFRELAAIDQAAAALRSEYQQRFDAALNARADAYSQALDKLHAQDAWGELNDEQQARIAQPLESRAETQVPATTSIPFLRSELSACPQHYKQAVREMLELIEGQQLVTISVSDFFSGRIETEAQLKTALSGIQQKVEKLLGQGKKVLVQ; this is encoded by the coding sequence ATGGCAGACGGACAGACCCCAGCGCAGCTGATCAAGACACTCTTCGCGCTCGACATCAAACGCGAGATCGAAGAAGTCATCAAGGTCGATCAGAACGACGAGCAGATCGTCCACGACGAGATCACCGAATACATCGTCACCGACGCCATCCGAACCAACTTCCGCAACATCCTGCGCAAGTACTGGGAGACCAAGAACAACCCCCATGAAGGCATCGGCATCTGGGTCTCCGGGTTCTTCGGCTCCGGTAAGTCCAGCTTCGCCAAGATGCTCGGCTTGGCCCTGCAGAACCGCGCCGTCCTTGGCGACTCAGCCGCCGAACTCATCGGCAAGCGCACCGGCGACAACGAAATCCATGTCTTACTCAAACAGATCAGCGAGCAGATCCCCACCGATGCGGTGATCTTCGATGTCTCCACCGACCGCGGCATCCGCAGCGGCAACCAGAGCATCACCGAGATCATGTACCGGCTCTTCCTCAAGCATCTCGGTTATGCGGAGGACCTCGACCTCGCCGAGCTTGAGATCACCCTCGAGCAAAAGGGCGAGCTCGACGCCTTCAAGGCCGCCTACCAACAGGAATTCGACCAGGATTGGGATGAGAACAAAGACCTGATCGCCTTCTCCCTTGGCGAGGCGAGCGCGGTGATGCACAAGCTCTACCCCAACCGCTACGCCACCCCCGACAGCTGGGTCCAGGCCGCCCAGGACAAGGCCGACATCACCGCGGGCAAACTCGCTGAGCGCTGCCGCGACCTGATGCAGCGCCGCCGCCAGCGCCAGAACCTGGTCTTTGTCATCGACGAGGTCGGCCAGTTCGTCTCACGCGACGTGCAGAAGATGCTCGATCTCCAAGGGGTGGTGCAGAGCCTCGGCCGTATCTCACGCGGCAAGTCCTGGCTCATCGTCACCTCGCAGGAAAAGCTCACCGAACTGGTCAGCGGCCTCGACGACAAGCGGGTCGAGCTGGCCCGCCTGATGGACCGCTTCCCCAGCGAACGCCAGGTCCATCTGGAGCCGGCCGACATCTCCGAGGTCACCAGCAAACGCGTGCTGTCGAAGAACGCCGCCGCCGAGAAGTTGCTCCGCGACCTCTTTACCACCCACAGCGGCCGGCTGATGGCCAACACCCACCTGACCGCGGACATCAAGCTCCCAGAACTCGCCACCGACCGCTTCATGGAGCTGTACCCGCTGCTGCCTTACCAGATCGATCTCATCATCGAGGTCGTCTCCGGGCTGCGCACTCAGGGCGGAGCCAGCAAGCACGTCGGCGGCGCCAACCGCACCATCATCAAGCTCGCCCAGCAACTGCTCATCCACAACGCCGTTGGCCTGGCCAACAAGCCGGTCGGCTCGCTCGCCCGTATCGACCAGATCTATGACCTGGTGTCCGGCAACATCCCCAGTGAGATCCGCGGCAAGATCACCGCCATCGGCACCGAGGTCGAACACCACTTCGCCCAGCCGGTCGCCAAGGCCATCTGCCTGCTGCAGTACGTGCAGAACATCCACCGCACCGCCGAGAACATCGCCGCCACACTGCACGACACCGTTGCCGGCGATTCCCGGCTGCCCGATGTCAAACAGGCCCTGGAGCAGCTGGTGTCGGCCCACAAGGTCCGCCTGCACGAGGGCCAATACCGCATCCCGACACCGGCCGAGGATGACTGGGAGACCACCCGCGCCCGTCTCCAAGCCAATCCAGGGGAGATCAACCGGCTGTACACCGCGGTGGTGACGGGGTTGTGGGAACCCCGACCTAGCCACAACCTCGCCGATGCCAAGATCTTCAAGGCCGGGCTCACCTTCAACGGCCGCTCCCTGGTCGAGGAGGACATCCGCTTTAACCTCACCTTCACCGATGCCGGGGACGACTTCACCACCCGCGGCGCCGAGGCCCGCACGCGCAGCCAGCAGGACACCCAAGAGGTCTTTTGGGTCGCTGGTCTTGACGATCACATCGAACGGATCACCGCTGAGGTGCACCGCTCCAAGGAGATGCTCTCGCGCAAGGAGCGCGGCGCCCGCACCAAGGACGAAACCGCCCTCGTCACCGAAGAAAAACAACGCCTGAGCCGCGTCCAAAGCGACCTCAAGCGCCTGCTGAACCAGGCCATGCTCACCGGCGCCATCTACTTCCGTGGCAACGACCGCAGCCCCGACGACCATCTCGACACGGTCACCAAGGCGGCCAACCGGGTGCTCGGCCAGGTCCTGCCGGACGTCTACACCCGCTTCTCCGAGGGCGCCGCCAAGGTCAGCACCAAAGACCTGGAATCCTTGCTCACCAGTGAGAGCCTGCGTGGCATCACGCCCGTGTTCGCCCAGCTCGGCCTGATCCGCGACGAGAACGGCCAGCCAGTGATCAACGCCGATACCGGCGCATTGAAAGAGGTGCTGGACCGGATCGAGAACAAGACCAGCTACGGCGAGATCGCCAGCGGCAAATACCTGATCGACGAGTTCGCCAAGGAACCCTTCGGCTGGAACCTCGACGTGGTGCGCCTGTTCGTCGTCAGCCTGGTGCGCGCCGGTACCATTCGCGCCACCAGCAAGGGTGCGGTGATCGAGAACGCGCTCTCCACCGACGCCAGAACCACCTTCACCAGCAACAACCTGTTCAAGGCCTGTTCCTTCCAGAAGCGCGTCTCCGGCACCGACATCGAGGACTGGCTACAGGCCGAAGAGGCCTTCCGTGACGTCTTCGGCAAACAACTGCCGGAGCTGCAGGCAGGGGTGATTGCCTCCACCATTCGCGCGGCCGTCGGCGCTGCCGAGGAGGCGCTGCAAGAGATCCTCACCAGGCTCCTCACCCACCGCCTACCCGGTACCGAGGTGCTGCAGGAGGCGCTCGATCAGATGCGCAGCATCCGCGGCGGCAGCGACGATGACGCGATCACCACCTTCAACGCCGCCTACAAGGGCATCAAGGAAGCCATCAAGCGCGGCTCAGCCCTCACATCAGTCCTGACCGAGCCGGCCCTGCTCGGCCTCAAGAACGCCCGCACAGCCCTCGACGACCACTGGCCGTTCCTCGAACAGGAGCCCGATCTGCCCGACGGGCTCGCCGAGCGCGCCGCCACCCTGGCCGACCTGCTGGCCCGCGAGACCTTCTTCCGCGAGCTTGCTGCCATCGATCAGGCCGCCGCCGCCCTGCGCAGCGAATACCAGCAACGCTTTGACGCGGCACTGAACGCCCGCGCCGATGCCTATTCGCAAGCCTTAGACAAGCTGCACGCCCAAGACGCCTGGGGTGAACTCAACGACGAACAGCAAGCCCGCATCGCCCAGCCCTTAGAAAGCCGCGCCGAGACACAGGTGCCCGCCACCACCAGCATCCCCTTCCTACGCTCGGAACTCAGCGCCTGTCCCCAGCACTACAAGCAGGCCGTCCGCGAGATGCTGGAACTCATCGAAGGCCAGCAGCTGGTCACCATCAGCGTCAGCGATTTCTTCAGCGGCCGCATCGAGACCGAAGCGCAACTCAAGACGGCGCTCTCCGGGATTCAACAGAAAGTGGAAAAACTCCTCGGCCAGGGCAAGAAGGTCCTGGTCCAGTAA
- a CDS encoding nucleotidyltransferase family protein: MRLKHQEISAIRGTVDAHFGPGSAIWLFGSALDDHALGGDIDLYVEPTAPHAENLFLARQACGRELEQRLKRPVDLVVRRGSPTAFMRQAMQEGQRL, translated from the coding sequence ATGAGACTCAAACACCAGGAAATCAGCGCGATTCGCGGCACTGTCGATGCCCACTTCGGCCCAGGCAGCGCCATCTGGTTATTTGGCTCCGCGCTTGATGATCACGCGCTTGGTGGCGACATTGATCTCTACGTGGAGCCGACCGCCCCTCACGCCGAAAATCTCTTCCTCGCCCGTCAAGCCTGCGGTCGCGAGCTGGAGCAGCGACTGAAGCGGCCGGTTGATCTGGTCGTGCGGCGCGGCTCACCCACGGCGTTCATGCGCCAAGCCATGCAGGAGGGACAACGCTTGTGA
- the pglX gene encoding BREX-1 system adenine-specific DNA-methyltransferase PglX, translating to MDKSTRNAIQNATQAARQLLEDAYREQLEGTYDILPDGRIAAQPGSHLSERQQLLRERLVAVLAHKRSVGLSAKEAVADYLRDAAFTTFNRFVALKMLEARGLVQECVSKGEDSSGFKEFGALTPGLVAIADKGYRLYLESLFDELSRGLKVLFDRQDVASLLWPDRQTLLDLLAILNTPELAEVWDADETIGWVYQYWNSVEERKAMRDAAAAPRNSRELAVRNQFFTPRYVVEFLTDNTLGRIWYEMTQGETRLTEQCRYLVRRPTEIFLREGEQAPEQVEQGDEPLSQEALLRQPVYIPHRPLKDPRDILLLDPACGSMHFGLYAFDLFEIIYEEAWDRGDCPALREDFESKEAFLREVPQLIIEHNIHGVDIDPRAVQIAALSLWLRAQKSWRDLPPGERPEIRRTNIVCAEPMPGDRAMLDDFVQQLEPPLLGELVKTVFERMQLAGEAGTLLKIEEEIRTAIEDARQEAERQRGDLFGSIEVADADFFATAEARIYAALQAYAESAEAGDYRRRLFTEDAAQGFAFIDVCRKRYDVVVMNPPFGAVSVESREYLYQVLASAPQDLFAAFVERFSRKLLEGGRLGIISSRLALFKELLAEWRYHFLLGGDTQLAVVGDLGYGVLDGAVVEAAAYVVERPTQVPIKQIGLFFSALDTESKDNALVNSINEIFVGNRHERVFVHVFSSFLSLPSNIIAYWCSAAWLTRISTWKNAGNSGVVAKRGLETGNHFRFLRLCWEVPATNIAPFQYWTFYSKGGEYRPAHSDLHLVFNWKLREFARRVSNEGLYGRAGLTYTERTTSNFASRVMPARCVFSPAGPGVFPARDEHLHGLLGFLNSSIVGFYIELFVGGGDTSAPGTAARHFSSTFIERLPVPRTFDALLTEIGSITHDYHKQLQGLNWSETSPEFFIRPFCNKSLRAELLCRLRDYERSVVAAIDKFRQLDDVVSRAYDLGTEEREDIIRSFERIWYTGISVSDNTRKEILNSFLSEEVTPEEDDSYELGQNRATTKLSFVADRRYEAVATRFKISPQLVASIRQEAEALPQHDLTTLSNDMICMSVGCVFGRWDIRYATGERQPPELPDPFDPLPVCPPGMLQNADGLPAAPEDIPADYPLRITWSGILVDDPGHPDDIVTRVREALTVIWGERAAAIEQEACEILGIKQLRDYFAEKKAGSPFFKDHLSRYSKSRRQAPIYWPLSTASGSYSFWVYYHRFEPNTFYSLLRLAGDKLGFEERKLAELTQEAGPDPTAKQRKVIDAQDSFVSELRGFITELNRIAPLWKPNLNDGVIINSAPVWRLLRNSTWQKKVKECWDKLAKGDYDWAHLAMHLWPERVVPKCQTDRSLAIAHGLEDAFWLEADDGKWQPRPISQAEIDALIAERTSTAVKAALEDLLSAPAPSGASRRKKRSTG from the coding sequence ATGGATAAGAGCACCAGAAACGCCATCCAGAACGCCACTCAGGCCGCCCGTCAATTGCTCGAGGATGCCTACCGTGAGCAGCTCGAAGGCACCTACGACATCCTCCCAGACGGCCGCATCGCCGCCCAGCCGGGCAGCCATCTCTCCGAGCGGCAACAGCTCCTCCGCGAACGACTGGTCGCCGTTTTGGCTCACAAGCGATCCGTTGGCCTGAGCGCCAAGGAGGCGGTGGCCGACTATCTGCGCGACGCCGCCTTCACCACGTTCAACCGCTTCGTCGCGCTGAAGATGCTCGAGGCCCGAGGGCTGGTCCAGGAGTGCGTGTCGAAGGGCGAGGACTCCAGCGGCTTCAAGGAATTCGGCGCCCTGACCCCCGGCCTGGTCGCCATCGCGGACAAAGGCTACCGGCTCTATCTGGAATCCCTGTTCGACGAGCTGAGCCGCGGCCTCAAGGTGCTGTTCGACCGCCAGGATGTCGCCAGCCTTCTGTGGCCGGACCGCCAGACTCTGCTCGACCTGCTCGCCATCCTCAACACCCCCGAGCTGGCCGAGGTCTGGGACGCGGACGAGACCATCGGCTGGGTCTATCAGTACTGGAACAGCGTGGAAGAACGCAAGGCCATGCGCGACGCCGCCGCCGCGCCGCGCAACAGCCGCGAGCTGGCGGTGCGCAACCAGTTCTTCACCCCGCGCTACGTGGTCGAATTCCTCACCGACAACACCCTTGGGCGCATCTGGTACGAGATGACCCAGGGCGAGACGCGCCTCACCGAGCAGTGCCGCTACCTAGTGCGACGCCCGACTGAGATCTTCCTGCGCGAAGGCGAGCAGGCCCCCGAGCAGGTCGAACAGGGCGACGAGCCTCTGAGCCAGGAAGCGCTCCTCCGCCAGCCGGTCTATATCCCGCACCGCCCGCTGAAAGACCCGCGCGACATCCTCCTGCTCGATCCCGCCTGCGGCTCCATGCACTTCGGGCTCTACGCCTTCGATCTGTTCGAGATCATCTACGAGGAGGCCTGGGATCGGGGGGACTGCCCGGCGCTGCGTGAGGATTTCGAGTCCAAGGAGGCCTTTCTGCGCGAGGTGCCGCAGCTCATCATCGAGCACAACATCCACGGCGTCGATATCGACCCGCGCGCGGTGCAGATTGCCGCCTTGTCGCTGTGGCTGCGCGCCCAGAAGAGCTGGCGCGACCTGCCGCCCGGCGAGCGTCCGGAGATTCGCCGCACCAATATCGTCTGCGCCGAGCCGATGCCAGGCGACCGCGCGATGCTCGATGACTTTGTGCAACAGCTCGAGCCGCCGCTGCTCGGCGAGCTGGTCAAGACGGTGTTCGAGAGGATGCAGCTGGCCGGTGAGGCCGGCACACTGCTGAAGATCGAGGAGGAGATTCGCACAGCCATCGAAGACGCGCGGCAGGAGGCGGAGCGGCAGCGCGGCGATTTGTTTGGGTCGATTGAGGTTGCCGATGCCGATTTTTTTGCGACGGCGGAGGCGCGCATCTATGCGGCGCTGCAAGCGTATGCCGAATCGGCTGAAGCGGGGGATTATCGGCGGCGGTTGTTTACCGAGGATGCGGCGCAGGGGTTTGCTTTTATTGATGTGTGTCGTAAGCGGTATGACGTGGTGGTGATGAATCCGCCGTTTGGGGCGGTGTCTGTTGAATCGCGAGAATATCTCTACCAAGTCTTGGCAAGTGCCCCACAAGATCTGTTCGCAGCATTCGTAGAAAGATTTTCCCGTAAGTTATTAGAAGGTGGGCGTTTAGGCATAATTTCGAGCCGATTAGCGCTGTTCAAAGAGTTGCTCGCAGAATGGAGATACCATTTTCTTTTAGGTGGAGACACCCAGCTAGCGGTAGTGGGCGACCTCGGTTATGGCGTGCTTGACGGAGCGGTCGTGGAGGCGGCTGCGTATGTGGTCGAGCGACCAACTCAAGTTCCCATAAAGCAGATTGGACTGTTCTTTTCGGCACTGGATACTGAGTCAAAGGACAACGCGCTAGTCAATTCTATTAACGAAATTTTCGTTGGAAATCGGCATGAGCGAGTGTTCGTCCACGTATTTTCGAGCTTTCTTTCTCTTCCAAGCAACATCATCGCATACTGGTGTTCAGCTGCATGGCTGACGCGGATTTCGACTTGGAAGAATGCTGGAAACTCAGGTGTTGTTGCCAAACGCGGGCTAGAAACAGGAAATCACTTTCGCTTCCTAAGACTCTGTTGGGAGGTTCCCGCGACTAATATAGCTCCTTTTCAGTATTGGACGTTCTACAGCAAGGGTGGCGAGTATAGACCTGCGCATTCCGATCTGCATCTCGTTTTCAATTGGAAACTTCGAGAATTTGCCCGCAGAGTTTCTAACGAAGGCCTCTATGGTCGAGCTGGCCTGACCTACACGGAGCGTACAACTAGTAACTTCGCAAGTCGGGTGATGCCAGCAAGATGTGTTTTCAGTCCAGCTGGTCCTGGTGTGTTTCCCGCTCGGGATGAACACCTTCACGGATTGCTTGGCTTCTTAAATTCGAGCATAGTCGGATTCTATATTGAGTTATTTGTCGGAGGTGGAGATACATCAGCACCGGGGACTGCTGCTCGACATTTCTCTTCTACGTTTATTGAGCGGTTACCTGTACCTCGGACTTTTGACGCTTTACTAACCGAAATCGGTTCGATCACGCACGATTACCATAAGCAACTGCAAGGCCTTAATTGGAGCGAGACATCTCCTGAATTCTTTATTCGACCTTTTTGCAATAAAAGCCTACGTGCAGAATTATTGTGTCGACTGAGAGATTACGAACGTTCTGTGGTTGCAGCGATAGATAAATTTCGCCAGCTAGATGACGTCGTTTCAAGAGCATATGACTTAGGTACAGAGGAAAGAGAAGATATCATTCGTAGCTTTGAGCGTATATGGTATACCGGAATATCGGTCTCTGACAACACGAGAAAGGAAATTCTGAATTCATTTCTTTCCGAAGAAGTCACTCCTGAAGAGGATGACTCGTATGAATTGGGGCAAAATAGAGCAACCACAAAACTCTCCTTTGTTGCTGATCGTCGATACGAAGCTGTAGCAACGCGTTTCAAGATCTCGCCACAGCTTGTTGCTTCGATCCGTCAAGAGGCGGAAGCCCTTCCTCAGCACGATCTAACAACCTTATCGAACGATATGATCTGCATGTCCGTGGGCTGCGTTTTCGGCCGCTGGGACATCCGCTACGCCACCGGCGAGCGCCAACCGCCTGAACTCCCCGACCCCTTTGACCCGCTCCCCGTCTGCCCACCCGGCATGCTCCAGAACGCCGACGGCTTGCCCGCCGCGCCCGAGGATATCCCCGCCGACTACCCGCTGCGCATCACCTGGTCCGGCATCCTGGTCGATGACCCCGGCCACCCCGACGACATCGTCACCCGGGTGCGCGAGGCACTCACCGTCATCTGGGGCGAGCGCGCCGCCGCCATCGAGCAGGAGGCCTGCGAGATCCTCGGCATCAAACAGCTGCGCGACTACTTCGCTGAGAAGAAGGCCGGCAGCCCCTTCTTCAAGGACCACCTGAGTCGCTACAGCAAGAGCCGCAGGCAGGCGCCCATCTATTGGCCGCTGTCCACCGCCTCAGGCTCCTATTCCTTCTGGGTCTACTACCACCGCTTCGAGCCCAATACCTTCTACAGCCTGCTGCGCCTGGCCGGGGACAAGCTCGGCTTCGAGGAGCGCAAGCTCGCGGAGCTGACCCAGGAGGCCGGCCCTGATCCCACCGCCAAGCAGCGCAAGGTCATCGACGCCCAGGACAGCTTCGTCAGCGAGTTGCGCGGCTTCATCACCGAGCTCAACCGCATCGCCCCGCTGTGGAAGCCGAACCTCAACGATGGCGTCATCATCAACTCCGCCCCCGTCTGGCGGCTGTTGCGCAACAGCACTTGGCAGAAGAAGGTCAAGGAGTGCTGGGACAAGCTCGCCAAGGGCGACTACGACTGGGCGCATCTGGCTATGCACCTGTGGCCCGAGCGCGTGGTGCCCAAGTGCCAGACCGACCGCAGCCTCGCCATCGCCCACGGGCTGGAAGACGCCTTCTGGCTGGAAGCGGACGATGGCAAATGGCAACCGCGCCCCATCAGCCAAGCCGAGATCGACGCCCTGATCGCCGAGCGCACGTCCACTGCCGTCAAGGCTGCGCTGGAGGACCTGCTCAGTGCCCCGGCGCCGAGCGGTGCAAGTCGCCGCAAGAAGCGGTCGACAGGCTAG
- a CDS encoding PglZ domain-containing protein, with translation MPMHLLHNALAQQLDQALRQHRVVVFYDARTEFEPFIHELEVVGSDREDLPRVTVGDTLTHLARFEGSFFALKARIEPLVAVDKPDPLLVYIPGQVRDRTGSVLMEIEQAGQVHGDAPSHALKSVARRLLRQTYTDGDIDAMLRPESLSYQDVARFLGHGDDGGGSLLKLVLNGATSEALIVDWIVCEDKDAALAAKLAEPELFRLIQARLGLQITAETPLAKARHQVVRFLLVNEFRSDLTGDAPNALTIVPSVGNKDHLKHVATIATALRAEHGIGYTALADAVEQEFGLATATIDPASLGAIDTFRFEERSLLHHTATLITQRDYAKALALVTGRTRSFWVDQPAFLDRLAQWELCRLLAELGAKVDAVRPALKKSPTHASAWVETYAQPGGWYEVDRAQRALDAWVATMEDDPEEPLEQALAVTKRQHEALLKEMAEGFTAALMASAWTIPGLLHQAGIYPDLVEPCGGRVAYFWVDAMRFEMGAELVDQLHGAEELRLQPAVAALPSITPMGMAALLPGASSSYSVVEHQGQLAAKIGDSLLPTVNERLKRLKAARPDSVEILLDRLLLWSSTKVANKLGDAPLVVVRSQEIDAFGESGHELAARQVMDSVIGNVARAVRKLAKLGIEQFVITSDHGHQFSIRKAEDMLMDRPGGKEVDQHRRCWAGHGGQTPAAAVRVAGEELGYQTDLDFIFPRGLAVFKAGGDLAFHHGGCSLQELVVPVISLRMPASELEGKTASNIQVAGYPTRLTNRTFGCRLIFSGDLFEQEAIAARVLLIGDGQEVGRAGMAPDSEFDRATATVTLTPNKEASIGMMLMKETPAKVRVVVQDPATDAVLAQSDEIEVGDLM, from the coding sequence ATGCCCATGCACCTTCTCCACAACGCCCTCGCGCAACAACTCGACCAGGCCCTGCGCCAGCATCGGGTGGTGGTCTTCTACGATGCCCGCACCGAGTTTGAACCCTTCATCCATGAGCTTGAGGTGGTCGGCAGCGATCGCGAAGACCTGCCGCGGGTGACGGTCGGCGACACACTCACCCACCTGGCGCGGTTCGAGGGATCGTTTTTCGCGTTGAAGGCGCGCATCGAGCCGTTGGTCGCGGTGGATAAGCCAGACCCCCTGTTAGTCTACATCCCAGGCCAGGTGCGGGATCGGACCGGGTCGGTCCTGATGGAGATCGAGCAGGCCGGCCAGGTCCATGGCGATGCCCCCAGTCATGCGCTAAAGAGTGTCGCCAGACGCCTGCTGCGCCAGACCTACACCGACGGCGACATCGACGCGATGCTCCGGCCGGAGTCGCTGAGCTACCAGGATGTCGCGCGCTTTCTCGGCCACGGCGACGACGGCGGCGGTTCCTTGCTCAAGCTGGTGTTGAATGGAGCAACGAGTGAGGCGCTCATTGTCGATTGGATCGTCTGCGAGGACAAAGACGCGGCGCTCGCAGCCAAGCTGGCCGAGCCTGAGCTCTTTCGCCTCATCCAGGCACGGCTCGGGCTTCAGATCACAGCGGAGACCCCCTTGGCGAAGGCACGCCATCAGGTCGTCCGCTTCCTGCTCGTCAACGAGTTTCGGTCCGATCTGACGGGCGACGCGCCAAACGCGTTGACCATCGTGCCGAGCGTTGGCAACAAAGACCACCTCAAGCACGTCGCAACCATCGCAACCGCACTGCGGGCTGAACACGGCATAGGCTACACAGCCCTCGCCGATGCGGTCGAGCAGGAGTTCGGTCTCGCGACGGCGACCATCGACCCGGCTAGCCTCGGTGCCATCGACACCTTCCGCTTCGAGGAACGCAGCCTCCTGCATCACACCGCGACGCTGATCACTCAGCGCGACTACGCCAAGGCCCTCGCCCTGGTCACCGGCCGGACGCGGAGTTTCTGGGTCGATCAGCCGGCGTTCCTCGATCGCCTCGCGCAGTGGGAGCTGTGCCGATTGCTGGCGGAGTTGGGCGCCAAGGTGGATGCCGTGCGGCCCGCGCTGAAGAAGTCGCCCACCCATGCGTCCGCTTGGGTCGAGACCTACGCCCAACCGGGAGGCTGGTACGAGGTCGACCGGGCACAGCGGGCGCTCGATGCCTGGGTGGCGACCATGGAGGACGATCCCGAGGAGCCGCTGGAGCAGGCCCTGGCGGTGACCAAGCGCCAGCATGAGGCGCTGCTCAAAGAGATGGCGGAGGGGTTCACCGCCGCCCTCATGGCGTCCGCCTGGACAATCCCGGGGCTGCTGCACCAGGCCGGCATCTATCCGGACCTGGTCGAGCCCTGCGGCGGCCGGGTGGCCTATTTCTGGGTGGATGCGATGCGCTTTGAAATGGGCGCCGAGCTGGTCGATCAGTTGCACGGGGCCGAGGAGCTTCGCCTGCAGCCTGCCGTCGCCGCGTTACCCTCGATCACGCCGATGGGCATGGCGGCATTGCTGCCCGGGGCGTCGAGTAGCTACTCGGTGGTCGAGCACCAAGGCCAGCTCGCGGCCAAGATCGGCGACAGCCTGCTGCCGACGGTCAACGAACGACTGAAGCGCTTGAAGGCGGCGCGGCCGGATTCGGTGGAGATCCTGCTGGATCGTCTGTTGCTCTGGTCATCAACCAAGGTCGCCAACAAGCTCGGCGATGCGCCCTTGGTGGTGGTCCGCTCCCAGGAGATCGACGCCTTCGGCGAATCCGGACATGAGCTGGCCGCGCGCCAGGTCATGGACAGCGTCATCGGCAACGTCGCGCGGGCGGTGCGCAAGCTCGCCAAGCTCGGGATCGAACAGTTCGTCATCACCAGCGACCACGGCCATCAGTTCTCGATCCGCAAGGCCGAGGACATGCTGATGGACCGCCCAGGCGGCAAGGAGGTCGATCAGCACCGCCGCTGCTGGGCCGGTCATGGTGGGCAGACCCCGGCGGCAGCGGTGCGTGTCGCCGGCGAAGAACTCGGCTATCAGACCGATCTGGACTTCATCTTTCCGCGCGGACTCGCCGTCTTCAAGGCGGGTGGCGACCTGGCCTTTCACCACGGCGGCTGCAGCCTGCAGGAGCTGGTGGTGCCGGTGATCTCGCTGCGCATGCCGGCATCCGAGCTTGAGGGCAAGACGGCGTCGAACATTCAGGTCGCGGGTTATCCGACCAGGCTGACAAACCGCACCTTTGGCTGCCGGCTGATCTTCAGCGGGGATCTTTTCGAGCAGGAGGCCATAGCGGCGCGGGTGCTGCTGATCGGCGACGGTCAGGAGGTCGGCCGCGCCGGGATGGCGCCAGACAGCGAGTTCGACCGCGCCACGGCCACAGTGACACTCACACCGAACAAGGAGGCCAGCATCGGCATGATGCTGATGAAAGAGACACCCGCTAAGGTGCGTGTCGTAGTGCAAGACCCAGCGACCGATGCCGTGCTGGCCCAGTCGGATGAGATTGAAGTGGGAGACCTGATGTGA